Proteins co-encoded in one Pedosphaera parvula Ellin514 genomic window:
- a CDS encoding aminotransferase class I/II-fold pyridoxal phosphate-dependent enzyme, with amino-acid sequence MTTVPPPLQQVDRTYVRFKNRKLSYFAGCDYFRLASHPEVLKAVQQGVVNYGLNVSASRLTTGNHEVYGRLEKALAQFFAAESALLASNGYAPTLMVGQACTGQYSHALIDERAHGCLVDAAKLLDCPVIKFKHRNPEDLGRIFQRLGKIKPIVMTDGMFSHDGSIAPVKDYLQFIPAEGVLLIDDAHAAGVLGKMGRGTPEFAGVSRKQIIQTTTLSKAFGVYGGAVLGPVSLKETIIDKSRLFVGNTPLPLPLAHAATVSVKLLKTDKTLRQRLNANTEYLKTKVRDAGYDIVNTPSPVVPIIPQNALAAGRLKSNLLKAGIHPPFIKYPGGPESGYFRFVVSSEHTERQLNNLIDVLASSLCQR; translated from the coding sequence ATGACAACTGTTCCGCCGCCATTGCAGCAGGTTGATCGTACTTACGTGCGTTTTAAGAACCGCAAGCTTTCTTATTTTGCTGGCTGCGATTATTTCAGGCTGGCCAGCCATCCTGAAGTTTTGAAAGCGGTTCAACAGGGAGTGGTTAATTACGGTCTCAACGTCTCGGCCTCAAGACTCACCACGGGCAACCATGAAGTATATGGCCGGTTGGAAAAGGCGCTGGCGCAATTCTTTGCTGCGGAAAGCGCTCTCCTCGCCTCGAACGGATATGCCCCCACCCTGATGGTGGGACAAGCCTGCACCGGTCAATATTCCCATGCGCTGATTGATGAGCGCGCCCACGGCTGTCTGGTCGATGCCGCTAAACTGCTGGACTGCCCGGTTATCAAATTCAAACATCGCAACCCCGAAGATCTGGGCCGCATTTTCCAACGGTTGGGAAAAATTAAACCGATCGTGATGACAGACGGAATGTTTTCGCACGATGGAAGTATTGCGCCGGTTAAGGACTACTTGCAGTTCATTCCTGCCGAAGGAGTCCTCCTGATTGATGATGCCCATGCCGCCGGAGTGCTGGGCAAAATGGGTCGTGGGACTCCTGAGTTCGCCGGAGTGAGCCGGAAGCAAATCATCCAAACAACCACTTTAAGCAAAGCTTTTGGAGTGTATGGGGGTGCCGTGCTCGGACCGGTTTCATTAAAGGAAACCATAATCGATAAGAGCAGACTCTTCGTCGGCAATACTCCGTTACCTCTACCACTGGCCCATGCTGCCACGGTGTCCGTAAAGCTGCTCAAAACCGACAAGACGCTACGCCAGCGTTTGAACGCAAATACTGAATATCTAAAAACGAAGGTTCGCGACGCCGGTTACGATATCGTAAACACGCCCAGTCCGGTGGTTCCCATCATTCCTCAAAACGCGCTGGCGGCCGGGCGTTTAAAATCAAACCTCCTCAAGGCTGGAATTCATCCTCCGTTCATCAAATACCCGGGAGGACCTGAAAGCGGCTACTTTCGCTTTGTTGTTTCGAGTGAACACACTGAAAGGCAGTTGAACAATCTCATCGATGTCCTTGCTTCTTCCCTTTGCCAACGGTGA
- a CDS encoding alpha/beta hydrolase produces MKYQFIALLQLTLLLSTIPALSADNYKLGEDSRPHEGVPQGTVTKYHWTSKVFPGTERDYWVYVPAQYSPEKPACYMVFQDGGSYVNTNGDYRVPVVFDNLIHKKEMPVTVGIFINPGEIPAGESGKPASKNRSFEYDTPSDQYARFLLEEIIPEVSKKVNLATNAESHAICGASSGGICAFTAAWERPTTFSKVISHVGSFTNIRGGYVYPSLIRKTSPKPIRVFLQDGANDLDNAHGNWPLANQEMAAALKFAKYDYKFVFGDGAHNGKHGGAILPESLRWLWRDYAGQ; encoded by the coding sequence ATGAAATATCAGTTCATTGCCCTGCTCCAGTTAACCTTGCTTCTCTCAACCATACCCGCGCTCTCGGCCGACAATTACAAACTCGGTGAAGATTCCAGGCCCCATGAAGGCGTGCCCCAGGGAACGGTTACCAAGTATCATTGGACAAGCAAAGTTTTTCCCGGAACGGAACGCGACTATTGGGTCTATGTCCCGGCCCAATACTCGCCTGAGAAACCTGCTTGTTACATGGTGTTTCAAGATGGTGGATCCTATGTGAACACGAATGGTGATTACCGCGTCCCGGTAGTCTTCGATAATTTGATCCACAAAAAGGAAATGCCCGTAACAGTTGGAATTTTTATCAACCCAGGTGAAATTCCCGCTGGTGAATCGGGAAAACCGGCCAGCAAAAATCGGAGCTTTGAATATGACACACCGAGCGACCAATACGCCCGTTTTCTATTGGAAGAAATAATTCCGGAAGTCTCGAAGAAGGTCAATCTGGCTACCAATGCCGAAAGCCACGCCATCTGTGGCGCCAGTTCAGGCGGTATCTGTGCATTTACCGCTGCCTGGGAACGTCCCACCACCTTCAGCAAAGTAATAAGTCACGTGGGCAGCTTCACCAACATCCGCGGCGGATATGTTTATCCATCCCTTATTCGCAAAACCTCTCCCAAGCCCATTCGGGTTTTTCTTCAGGATGGCGCCAACGACCTGGACAACGCCCATGGAAACTGGCCGCTCGCCAACCAGGAAATGGCCGCGGCCTTGAAGTTCGCCAAATATGATTACAAATTCGTTTTTGGAGATGGCGCCCACAACGGCAAGCATGGCGGTGCGATTCTGCCTGAATCACTTCGATGGCTTTGGCGTGATTATGCGGGCCAGTAG
- the sppA gene encoding signal peptide peptidase SppA, which yields MDSNLPPENNPPTPGHSVPPPPPISNNPPPFVRPSPMPGPARKGTGWMVFAIVLLVLLGLSVLLNIGHSLTSGLKGGGKSARSSSGPRMEEVVMRDNDAENKIAVIDVEGVIAGGASEQGSIGMVSSIKEQLRRAKADDLVKAVILRVNSPGGEVLASDEIANAITKFRTESKKPVVVSMGSLAASGGYYVSAPCDWIVANELTITGSIGVIMHGFNYRSLLDKVGVRPEVYKSGKFKDMLSGTKSPEEVLPEERKMVQALIDETFNKFKDVVRSGRNAAYKAHQGRKLSSDWEDYADGRILSGKEAEKLGFVDQVGDLEVAVTKAEELGHVSKDQANLIQYQPLFDLSNLFRLFGESNAKSATIKLDIGIDAPNIKAGYLYFLSSTYIH from the coding sequence ATGGATAGTAATTTGCCTCCGGAAAATAATCCGCCGACGCCAGGACATTCGGTTCCGCCGCCACCTCCGATCTCCAATAATCCCCCTCCCTTTGTGCGCCCATCTCCCATGCCGGGACCTGCGCGAAAGGGAACCGGCTGGATGGTCTTCGCCATTGTGTTGTTGGTGCTCCTGGGTTTGAGCGTTCTGCTGAACATTGGCCATTCTCTCACTAGTGGATTGAAGGGCGGCGGAAAATCAGCTCGTTCATCCAGCGGCCCCCGCATGGAAGAAGTTGTGATGCGGGACAATGATGCTGAGAACAAGATCGCTGTCATTGATGTTGAAGGTGTGATTGCCGGCGGTGCCTCCGAACAAGGGAGCATCGGCATGGTTTCCTCCATCAAGGAGCAGTTGCGACGCGCCAAGGCGGATGACCTCGTAAAAGCTGTCATCTTGAGAGTAAACTCGCCCGGCGGAGAAGTCCTTGCCTCAGACGAAATTGCCAATGCCATTACCAAATTCCGCACGGAATCAAAAAAACCTGTCGTTGTATCCATGGGCAGTCTGGCCGCTTCCGGCGGTTATTATGTTTCAGCCCCATGCGATTGGATTGTTGCCAATGAATTGACCATCACCGGCAGTATCGGGGTGATCATGCATGGCTTCAACTATCGCAGCCTATTGGACAAGGTTGGCGTGCGTCCCGAAGTTTACAAGAGCGGTAAATTTAAGGATATGTTGAGCGGCACTAAAAGTCCGGAAGAAGTCCTGCCGGAGGAACGAAAAATGGTGCAGGCCCTCATTGATGAAACCTTCAACAAATTTAAGGATGTAGTGCGATCTGGTCGCAATGCAGCCTACAAGGCACATCAAGGAAGGAAATTAAGTTCTGACTGGGAAGACTACGCCGATGGTCGCATTCTATCTGGAAAAGAGGCGGAAAAGTTGGGCTTTGTGGATCAGGTTGGCGATCTTGAAGTCGCAGTGACCAAGGCCGAGGAATTGGGTCACGTCTCCAAGGACCAGGCCAACTTAATCCAATACCAACCCCTCTTTGACCTCTCAAATCTCTTTCGTCTTTTCGGCGAGAGCAATGCCAAATCCGCAACCATCAAGCTGGATATCGGCATCGATGCTCCCAATATCAAAGCCGGATATCTATATTTTCTCTCATCCACCTATATTCACTAA
- the upp gene encoding uracil phosphoribosyltransferase, with protein sequence MDKSVTVISHPLVQHNLTRLRDERTEPQEFRRVLSEVAALMIYEATRTFAVEPTTVTTPLARTRGSRLRREVILVPVLRAGLGMLDSILQLIPHARVGFIGLKREEKSLQALFYHQSLPKDLSKFEVILIDPMLATGGSSVAALNLLSELGAKHVRMVNLVAAPEGIRRVRASYPDLPIFTASIDKKLNAKGYIVPGLGDAGDRLFGV encoded by the coding sequence ATGGACAAAAGTGTTACCGTAATCTCGCACCCATTGGTGCAACATAACCTCACGCGCCTGCGGGATGAACGCACTGAACCTCAGGAGTTCCGTAGGGTTCTCAGTGAGGTTGCAGCTTTGATGATCTACGAGGCTACCCGCACCTTCGCCGTTGAACCAACCACCGTTACGACCCCTCTTGCCAGGACGCGCGGTTCACGTCTGCGCCGTGAGGTTATTCTCGTTCCTGTCCTTCGCGCCGGTCTGGGCATGCTCGATTCCATCCTGCAATTAATCCCGCATGCGCGAGTCGGATTCATCGGTTTGAAACGCGAGGAAAAAAGTCTCCAGGCCCTTTTCTATCACCAAAGTCTGCCAAAGGATCTGAGCAAATTTGAAGTGATTTTGATCGATCCCATGCTGGCAACCGGAGGCAGCTCTGTTGCGGCCTTGAATTTGTTATCTGAGCTCGGAGCCAAACATGTCCGCATGGTAAACCTCGTGGCCGCACCGGAAGGAATCCGCAGGGTTCGCGCCAGTTACCCTGACCTGCCGATCTTCACTGCCTCAATCGATAAGAAGCTCAACGCCAAAGGGTATATCGTTCCTGGGCTGGGTGATGCAGGTGACCGTTTATTCGGCGTTTAA
- a CDS encoding M24 family metallopeptidase, whose product MAPSKAKTKNLLMVADSEHDANMLYTVGMFVPDPFIYLRLSGREFIVMSDLEIDRARKQAPRCQVLPLSDYYQNLRSKGKTPDFAGVIQLILRENKTSSVFVPNNFPFGLATQLKNLGISVKPELGNFIPEREIKTADEVRKLTAALRMAEIGMAAGIEALKTSKVGKGNRLLHQNSPLTSEKLRSIIDTAVLQAGGFAANTIVAGGRQGCDPHERGYGPLRANELIILDIFPRAQKTGYFGDITRTVVKGRATEAARKLYDTVYAGQKLAFTLMRANTPTATVHEAVLSLFNKQGYKTGKIDGRMQGFFHGTGHGLGLEIHESPRVGATSTGVLKAGQVITVEPGLYYSEIGGVRIEDVALITTGKSKNLTRFEKVLEV is encoded by the coding sequence ATGGCTCCTAGCAAAGCAAAGACAAAGAATCTTTTGATGGTCGCCGATAGCGAACACGACGCCAACATGTTGTATACGGTTGGCATGTTCGTTCCGGACCCATTCATTTATCTTCGCCTCAGCGGCCGGGAATTCATTGTGATGAGCGATCTGGAGATTGACCGGGCTCGAAAGCAAGCCCCTCGTTGTCAGGTTCTTCCTCTGAGTGATTACTACCAGAATCTGCGCAGCAAAGGTAAAACACCCGATTTTGCTGGAGTCATTCAGTTGATTTTACGCGAAAACAAAACCAGCTCGGTTTTTGTCCCTAACAATTTTCCTTTTGGTCTCGCCACCCAACTCAAAAACTTGGGTATAAGTGTAAAGCCTGAGCTTGGTAATTTTATTCCTGAGCGGGAAATTAAAACCGCTGACGAGGTTAGAAAGCTCACTGCTGCACTGCGGATGGCTGAAATCGGAATGGCAGCTGGAATTGAGGCATTAAAAACTTCAAAGGTAGGCAAAGGTAATCGCCTCCTCCACCAAAACTCTCCTCTGACCTCGGAAAAACTCCGGTCCATCATTGACACTGCCGTATTGCAGGCAGGTGGTTTCGCGGCTAACACGATCGTCGCTGGCGGCAGGCAGGGATGTGATCCCCATGAGCGCGGGTATGGCCCTCTGCGTGCCAATGAGTTGATCATTTTGGACATTTTCCCCCGTGCACAAAAGACCGGCTATTTTGGGGATATTACCCGGACCGTCGTGAAAGGGCGGGCCACCGAGGCAGCAAGGAAACTTTACGATACAGTGTATGCAGGCCAAAAACTCGCCTTTACTTTGATGCGAGCAAACACCCCCACCGCAACAGTGCATGAAGCTGTCTTGAGCTTGTTCAACAAGCAAGGTTACAAAACTGGGAAAATCGATGGGCGTATGCAAGGCTTCTTCCATGGCACTGGGCATGGGCTCGGCCTGGAAATTCATGAGTCACCCCGCGTTGGAGCCACCTCGACTGGGGTTCTGAAGGCCGGCCAGGTGATCACGGTGGAACCAGGCCTATATTATTCAGAAATTGGCGGTGTGCGAATTGAGGATGTAGCGCTGATTACAACCGGCAAATCAAAAAATCTGACCCGCTTTGAAAAGGTGCTCGAAGTCTGA
- a CDS encoding zinc metallopeptidase, whose protein sequence is MIFGAYWWLLIPGFLLGIYAQIKLTAAYNKYLQVRTYSGLTGAQAAREILSDAGLVNVPVEEIGGRLTDHFDPGKKALFLSSENFHGQSISAVGVAAHEAGHALQQKAAYALFNLRMMLVPVTQIASMAWMGLFILGFILHLSRLIPIAIGIFAVMTLFQLVTLPVEFDASRRAKQQLLKLGLVRAEEGPAVSKVLSAAALTYVAALVTSMMQLLQFVMIARNDRR, encoded by the coding sequence ATGATTTTTGGTGCATATTGGTGGCTGCTTATCCCGGGATTTCTTTTGGGTATCTATGCTCAAATTAAACTAACGGCAGCGTACAATAAATATTTACAAGTCCGAACCTATTCCGGTTTAACGGGAGCGCAGGCAGCCCGGGAAATTCTTAGTGATGCGGGGTTGGTTAACGTGCCGGTGGAGGAAATTGGCGGACGTTTAACCGATCATTTTGACCCGGGCAAAAAAGCGCTTTTTCTATCTTCTGAGAATTTTCATGGGCAATCCATCTCTGCAGTTGGAGTTGCTGCGCACGAAGCCGGGCATGCACTGCAACAGAAGGCTGCCTATGCCTTGTTCAATCTGCGCATGATGTTGGTTCCGGTGACACAAATCGCCAGCATGGCGTGGATGGGACTTTTCATCCTGGGCTTTATTTTGCATCTGAGCAGACTTATCCCGATCGCAATCGGCATATTTGCTGTAATGACTCTCTTTCAATTGGTCACCCTGCCCGTTGAATTCGACGCCAGCCGCCGGGCCAAACAACAATTATTGAAACTCGGTCTCGTGCGAGCGGAGGAAGGACCTGCGGTCAGCAAGGTTTTGAGCGCTGCGGCGTTGACCTACGTGGCCGCCCTCGTGACCTCCATGATGCAGCTCCTTCAGTTCGTGATGATAGCCCGCAATGATCGAAGATAG
- a CDS encoding sigma-70 family RNA polymerase sigma factor, producing the protein MAAKSKRPIKIHRDQSRLSSKHKRARATTVSVPHMPAPRHEISAKSKPVELEESSPVIDAVPAVVEDLAPIHERERTSYDGDTAIKLYLREIGQVQLLTPQQEIELAARIKKGDKKARELMIKANLRLVVKIARDYEGIGLPLLDLISEGNIGLMKAVERFDPAKGGKLSTYGSWWIKQSIKRALANQSKTIRLPVHLVDKISKMRRTALKLQEILGREPSDEELADELNISAMRVSQMRTAAIRPASLDAPIGDEDSNNFAEVVQDENADTPYEQLEEKTVTKMLQELVKTLDPREATILRARFGLDGGNQKTLEEVGQKFGVTRERVRQIQNIALKKLRKMIEKIEAKKA; encoded by the coding sequence ATGGCTGCAAAATCCAAACGCCCCATCAAGATCCACCGGGATCAATCCCGACTGAGCAGCAAACATAAGCGGGCCCGGGCAACTACAGTATCCGTTCCTCACATGCCTGCACCACGGCATGAAATTTCTGCCAAGTCAAAACCGGTTGAATTGGAGGAATCCAGTCCCGTGATTGATGCGGTACCAGCGGTTGTGGAAGATCTGGCTCCCATACACGAACGGGAACGCACCTCCTACGACGGTGACACTGCCATCAAGCTCTATCTCAGGGAGATCGGTCAGGTTCAACTCCTGACTCCACAGCAAGAGATTGAACTGGCAGCTCGCATCAAAAAAGGCGACAAGAAGGCCCGCGAACTCATGATCAAGGCGAATCTGCGACTGGTTGTAAAGATTGCGCGCGACTACGAAGGGATCGGGCTTCCACTGCTGGACCTCATCAGCGAGGGCAACATTGGGTTGATGAAGGCTGTGGAGCGGTTTGACCCTGCCAAAGGTGGTAAACTCTCCACCTACGGTTCCTGGTGGATTAAACAATCCATCAAGCGAGCCCTGGCAAATCAATCGAAAACTATTCGACTTCCAGTCCATTTGGTGGATAAGATTTCGAAGATGCGTCGAACGGCCCTGAAGCTTCAGGAGATCCTTGGCCGTGAACCTTCCGATGAGGAATTAGCCGACGAATTAAACATCTCAGCGATGCGAGTCAGCCAGATGCGCACTGCGGCCATCCGCCCGGCGTCTCTGGATGCCCCGATCGGCGATGAAGACTCGAACAATTTTGCGGAAGTCGTTCAGGATGAGAACGCCGACACGCCATACGAGCAACTGGAAGAGAAAACGGTGACCAAGATGCTGCAGGAATTGGTAAAAACCCTGGATCCAAGGGAGGCAACCATACTTCGCGCACGCTTTGGTCTGGATGGCGGAAACCAGAAAACGCTCGAGGAAGTCGGCCAAAAATTTGGCGTCACCCGTGAGCGCGTTCGACAAATCCAAAATATTGCTCTGAAAAAATTACGCAAGATGATAGAAAAGATCGAAGCCAAAAAGGCTTGA
- a CDS encoding adenine phosphoribosyltransferase codes for MTQAKPTRSDIESAIRNIPDFPKPGIQFKDITPVLADPRLFAGSIDLLIGNFKPGMVDAIVGIDARGFIFAAAAALKLEAGFVPVRKKGKLPYQTHEQSYDLEYGANAIAIHIDAVKPGSRVLLIDDLLATGGTAAAAASLLQKVGAEILEISFLIELKFLAGRDKLQNYPVRSIISY; via the coding sequence ATGACACAAGCAAAGCCGACGCGTTCGGATATCGAAAGCGCCATACGGAATATTCCTGACTTTCCCAAGCCTGGAATCCAGTTCAAAGACATCACACCAGTGCTGGCTGATCCGCGTCTCTTCGCTGGCAGCATCGATCTCCTGATCGGAAACTTCAAACCCGGAATGGTGGATGCCATTGTCGGCATTGATGCCCGCGGCTTCATCTTTGCCGCAGCTGCAGCTTTAAAGCTCGAAGCTGGTTTCGTTCCTGTCCGAAAAAAAGGGAAACTGCCTTATCAGACTCACGAACAGAGTTATGATCTGGAGTACGGCGCCAACGCGATCGCCATCCATATCGACGCGGTCAAACCAGGCAGTCGAGTGCTCCTGATAGATGATTTGCTTGCCACCGGCGGGACGGCTGCTGCGGCCGCTTCTCTCCTGCAAAAGGTGGGGGCCGAAATTCTTGAGATATCCTTTCTCATTGAACTCAAGTTCCTGGCCGGCCGTGATAAGCTGCAGAATTATCCGGTCCGCTCCATCATCTCTTATTAA
- a CDS encoding glycosyltransferase family 39 protein yields the protein MHWLQALDAQLFHFVNSTLSNSLFEVVMPFLSGNPLFLPALLLVCAILVIAGGARGRICVAFLLLGILLGDSLLSNSIKHAIARPRPFNTLAAVHIPHGMGVSNSFSMPSSHATNWFTAAMITFIFYRRSWRFMLPLACLVAFSRVYCGMHYPSDVLVGAILGAGSAAALVWTLNFLWISAGKRWFPLWWQKLPSLLQPDAKISESQIQLATPGTLDQHLIRLGYVLIFAQLFARLIYIASGRLQISEDEAYQWLWSKHLALSYYSKPPLIAYVQWLGTHIWGDNVFGVRFFSPIISTIVSVALLRFMARTVGARAAFWMSALRLAIPFMLIGSILMTIDPLSVMFYTLAMIAGWSAVQENATIRNWSWVGLWMGLGFLSKYTGLFQLASWVLLFVLWPPARKQLRKPGPYVALLINLICALPVLIWNYQHHWITVQHVANDGSLQQDWNLSPAQLLHSFQQFTLNFIGAELVLLNPFFLIPTIFAAFVFWRYKSEKPILVYFFSMGAPIVAAYFLLTFHARVLPNWIAPSIIPMFCLAVVYYDLRWQQGSRRILLLLVTGLVLGSLATIFLHETKLINRIVGVAGYTLPPNKDPLRRLTAWTDTAQVVEDARQKLSKEGKPVFIIGGHYGIASQIAFNLPEARKCATADDPLVYFITSEEPVNQFYFWPGYESRKGQNAIYVQELDLIGPPPPSPPEQLEDEFESVTDLDAVYVLYRDQRIRRIQICECRGLR from the coding sequence ATGCACTGGTTGCAAGCACTGGATGCTCAGCTGTTTCATTTTGTTAATTCAACACTGAGCAACAGCTTATTTGAAGTGGTGATGCCGTTCCTTAGCGGCAATCCTTTATTTTTGCCTGCGTTGTTGTTGGTTTGTGCAATTCTGGTCATTGCTGGTGGTGCTCGCGGGCGCATCTGCGTTGCCTTTTTGCTGCTCGGTATTCTTCTGGGAGATTCCCTTCTCTCAAATTCCATTAAGCACGCCATCGCGCGTCCTCGTCCTTTCAACACCCTGGCGGCCGTCCACATTCCTCACGGCATGGGTGTTTCGAACAGTTTTAGCATGCCTTCATCGCATGCCACCAACTGGTTCACAGCTGCCATGATTACCTTCATCTTCTATCGCCGGAGTTGGCGCTTCATGCTGCCCCTTGCGTGCCTGGTCGCCTTCTCGAGGGTGTACTGCGGAATGCATTATCCCAGCGATGTATTGGTCGGCGCCATCCTCGGCGCTGGCTCGGCCGCTGCCTTGGTTTGGACCTTGAATTTTCTTTGGATCTCAGCGGGAAAAAGATGGTTTCCGCTTTGGTGGCAGAAATTACCTTCCTTGTTGCAACCCGATGCAAAAATTTCTGAAAGTCAGATTCAACTGGCAACTCCGGGCACCCTCGACCAGCACCTAATCCGTCTGGGCTACGTCTTGATTTTTGCTCAATTGTTTGCCCGGCTTATTTACATAGCGTCTGGCAGGCTCCAAATCTCTGAAGACGAAGCCTATCAATGGCTGTGGTCCAAACACCTTGCACTCTCTTATTATAGCAAGCCGCCGTTAATCGCCTATGTCCAATGGCTCGGCACGCACATTTGGGGAGACAATGTCTTTGGAGTCCGTTTCTTTTCGCCCATCATTTCCACCATAGTCAGTGTCGCGCTGCTTAGGTTCATGGCCCGAACGGTCGGGGCGCGCGCCGCCTTCTGGATGTCTGCTCTTCGTCTCGCCATCCCTTTCATGTTGATCGGGTCGATACTGATGACCATTGATCCATTGTCCGTGATGTTTTACACCCTGGCCATGATTGCCGGATGGAGTGCGGTTCAAGAAAATGCCACCATCCGCAATTGGAGCTGGGTTGGACTCTGGATGGGGCTGGGATTTCTGAGCAAATATACCGGCCTGTTTCAACTGGCAAGCTGGGTGTTGTTATTTGTTTTATGGCCTCCTGCACGGAAACAGCTGCGCAAGCCAGGCCCCTATGTGGCCTTGCTTATCAACCTGATTTGTGCCCTGCCCGTCTTGATCTGGAATTATCAGCACCATTGGATCACCGTCCAACATGTGGCCAATGACGGGAGCTTGCAGCAGGATTGGAATCTTTCACCTGCTCAACTGCTCCATTCCTTTCAACAGTTTACCCTGAATTTTATTGGCGCGGAACTTGTTCTTCTCAATCCATTCTTTTTGATTCCCACGATTTTCGCGGCCTTCGTTTTCTGGAGGTATAAATCTGAGAAACCAATTCTGGTGTATTTTTTCAGCATGGGAGCGCCCATCGTGGCAGCTTATTTTCTGCTGACGTTCCATGCGCGCGTTTTGCCCAACTGGATCGCTCCCTCCATTATTCCGATGTTCTGTCTCGCGGTCGTTTATTATGATCTCAGGTGGCAGCAAGGCTCACGAAGGATATTGTTATTGCTGGTCACTGGATTGGTGTTAGGCAGCTTGGCTACAATCTTTCTTCATGAGACAAAGCTTATAAACCGCATAGTGGGTGTGGCAGGCTATACCTTGCCGCCTAATAAGGATCCCTTGCGAAGGCTAACGGCATGGACCGACACAGCTCAAGTTGTGGAGGACGCCCGGCAAAAGCTGAGTAAGGAAGGAAAACCTGTCTTTATCATCGGCGGTCATTATGGGATCGCCAGCCAGATTGCTTTCAATCTACCGGAAGCGAGGAAGTGTGCGACTGCCGATGATCCGCTGGTTTACTTCATTACCAGCGAGGAACCGGTGAACCAATTTTACTTCTGGCCTGGATACGAAAGTCGAAAAGGGCAGAACGCCATCTACGTTCAGGAACTCGACTTGATAGGTCCCCCTCCTCCATCACCACCCGAGCAATTGGAAGATGAGTTCGAATCAGTAACGGATTTAGACGCAGTCTATGTGCTTTACCGGGACCAGCGAATCCGACGCATCCAAATTTGCGAATGCCGGGGCTTACGCTAA